The following proteins come from a genomic window of Cydia pomonella isolate Wapato2018A chromosome 28, ilCydPomo1, whole genome shotgun sequence:
- the LOC133532938 gene encoding uncharacterized protein LOC133532938, whose amino-acid sequence MYGRKTPSTYRSTPSVYSHYTTKSSTNLRSTKSVRSLRVPWYQKPILHDAFVLDLQRGSLLAASLSVFIALFTFAQSIFNLYCLGMAAPGSVHYGYYAFSFQFVYVGSAPVRNVLIIFSLFSWVGSVAVLVTGIILIIALRKEHEKRIAPWLYTFGVFILFRLVAFIFAAIVNDMIFAYNALMCVCWAVFVVAGCYGWLLVYSLYLELCDLTKLEDLAHLRMGTMASLNASLAGSRPTTPHSALSTVPASQI is encoded by the exons ATGTATGGACGAAAAACTCCATCTACATACCGGTCTACGCCTTCAGTGTATTCCCACTACACCACTAA gtCTTCAACAAATCTCCGTTCTACAAAGTCCGTCCGATCCCTGCGAGTGCCGTGGTATCAGAAGCCAATACTCCATGATGCCTTCGTTCTGGACCTACAGAGAGGTTCTCTGCTAGCTGCATCTCTGTCTGTG TTCATTGCCTTGTTCACATTCGCGCAAAGTATCTTCAATCTGTATTGCCTGGGCATGGCTGCACCAGGCTCCGTACATTATGGATATTATGCCTTCAGCTTCCAGTTTGTGTATGTTGGTAGTGCTCCTG TTCGCAACGTGTTGATAATATTCTCACTGTTCTCGTGGGTTGGATCAGTGGCCGTGCTGGTCACTGGGATCATACTCATCATAGCTCTGAGAAAG gagcACGAAAAGCGTATAGCCCCCTGGCTGTACACATTCGGCGTGTTCATCCTGTTCCGTCTGGTGGCGTTCATATTCGCGGCCATCGTGAACGACATGATCTTCGCCTACAACGCCCTCATGTGCGTGTGCTGGGCGGTATTTGTAGTCGCTGGATGCTACGGGTGGCTCTTAGTCTATAGCTTGTACTTGGAGCTGTGTGATCTGACGAAGCTGGAGGATCTGGCGCATTTGAGG ATGGGCACGATGGCGTCCCTGAACGCGTCGCTGGCGGGCTCGCGCCCCACCACCCCGCACAGCGCGCTGTCCACCGTGCCCGCCTCGCAGATCTGA
- the LOC133532915 gene encoding uncharacterized protein LOC133532915 has product MAKRFVRVFIRAIFHVIFYIWRPLIKMEILRKERGIARRLFTTAKNEFQANLESTNIDEITAAFNKLQLRADSLFNVDLRIKEQWLKTDEMTEDEIYEDCMTSDKYVSDWERIKVMYENVSRKNERMKRSCKSSGSDVSNNTQKSHQCCEKSACSSACHSRRFRLPKFELRKFDGNTKNWIGFWCQFQKIDDDETIDDGDKFQYLYQCTVPDTPAREIVESFPPSGDNYKKAVEQLKSRFARDEMLIDIYVRELLNLVLAQAKVESALPESVLRAWQRSHVLEEKGDDHLNQLMQFLKREVESEERIKLARTGIASGDSLHSDSTQPTAACLVSTEDAGKKICCVWCEKASHSSFECYKANKMSYEARKDVLNKKGACLICLKTGHNAKKCKNFTKCLFCSKRHSVLMCPDIKTSSQNETEETSNVETSNLNNNVTQYKASTTLLQTFMANIMSEKKCIRVRCFIDSGAQKTYLRRDIIENLDLKPVGKEIVSNCLFGGIETKKELFHTYEFTLASLDKKFECTMTARDKSTLCGYVPRLNVDHEMFKELQKHNITLSDVGDAAAPDIGLLIGADHAGVLLTESFLKLNNNLVAIKTKFGWTLQGPVMNTCGVLMNVVLENEYKLKESKKVVLANNTADYSTFLSTLTFIFKYIIDLAGLSFLRSGGKVWIILFMCAVYRAVYIELTKPLMTEAFVIALRRFIPRRGRVDTKYTEVDNLLKTLNFRSIKRKFSSPAAPWREDWWERLIRSLNDLMKRNLPYQFHSDQQAR; this is encoded by the exons ATGGCTAAACGTTTCGTACGTGTTTTCATTCGggctatatttcatgtaattttctaCATCTGGCGACCGTTAATTAAAATGGAAATATTACGAAAAGAACGAGGTATAGCCAGGAGGCTTTTTACAACCGCGAAAAACGAATTTCAAGCTAATTTAGAGTCAACAAATATCGACGAAATCACCGCGGCCTTCAACAAACTCCAGCTTCGAGCCGATTCCCTGTTCAACGTTGACCTACGTATAAAAGAACAGTGGCTAAAAACGGACGAGATGACTGAAGATGAAATTTATGAAGATTGCATGACCAGCGATAAGTATGTAAGCGACTGGGAGCGTATAAAAGTCATGTACGAAAACGTTTCTCGGAAGAACGAACGCATGAAGAGGTCTTGCAAGTCTAGCGGCAGCGATGTGTCGAATAACACACAAAAATCTCATCAATGTTGTGAGAAGTCGGCATGCAGTAGTGCTTGTCATTCAAGACGATTCCGTCTACCGAAATTTGAGTTACGGAAGTTTGACGGCAATACGAAAAATTGGATTGGTTTTTGGTGTCAATTTCAGAAAATCGACGACGACGAGACAATAGACGATGGAGATAAGTTTCAGTACCTTTACCAGTGCACTGTTCCAGATACTCCAGCGCGAGAGATCGTCGAGAGCTTTCCGCCGTCGGGAGATAACTACAAGAAGGCTGTTGAGCAATTGAAGTCCAGGTTTGCACGTGACGAAATGTTGATCGACATTTATGTGCGTGAACTGCTTAATCTTGTACTAGCACAAGCAAAAG TTGAGTCCGCCTTGCCCGAATCTGTTTTACGAGCATGGCAGAGATCCCATGTACTGGAGGAGAAGGGCGACGATCATCTGAACCAGCTTATGCAGTTCCTGAAACGCGAAGTGGAGTCGGAAGAGCGGATAAAGCTCGCGCGCACCGGGATAGCATCGGGTGACAGTTTGCATAGCGATTCTACTCAACCCACCGCGGCATGCTTGGTGTCAACGGAAGACGCAGGTAAGAAGATTTGTTGCGTTTGGTGTGAAAAGGCATCGCATAGCAGCTTCGAGTGCTACAAAGCTAACAAAATGTCGTATGAAGCTAGGAAGGATGTGCTAAATAAAAAAGGAGCGTGccttatttgtttaaaaaccggACATAATgcgaaaaaatgcaaaaatttcacaaaatgcCTTTTCTGCTCCAAACGTCATTCTGTATTGATGTGCCCTGACATTAAAACGTCAAGTCAAAATGAAACTGAAGAAACTTCGAATGTTGAAacgtcaaatttaaataataatgtaactcAATATAAGGCTAGTACTACACTGTTGCAAACGTTCATGGCGAATATTATGAGCGAAAAGAAATGTATACGAGTACGATGCTTTATTGATTCGGGTGCACAGAAGACTTATTTACGTCGCGATATAATAGAAAATTTAGACTTGAAACCTGTCGGCAAAGAAATCGTGTCAAATTGTCTTTTTGGCGGGATTGAAACTAAGAAGGAACTATTTCATACCTACGAGTTCACGCTAGCAAGCTTGGATAAGAAATTTGAATGTACAATGACCGCGCGAGACAAGTCTACGCTCTGCGGGTATGTTCCTCGTTTAAATGTAGACCATGAGATGTTTAAAGAGTTACAGAAACATAATATTACGCTGAGCGACGTCGGCGATGCGGCAGCACCTGACATCGGGCTGTTGATCGGCGCAGACCATGCAGGCGTGTTGCTCACGGAGAGTTTCTTAAAACTGAACAATAACCTCGTggcaataaaaactaaatttggatGGACTCTTCAAGGACCTGTTATGAACACATGCGGTGTCTTAATGAACGTAGTATTAGAAAATGAATATAAGTTGAAAGAAAGTAAGAAAGTAGTGCTCGCTAACAACACTGCAGATTATAGTACGTTTCTATCTACACTGACTTTCATCTTTAAGTACATTATAGACCTAGCCGGACTTTCTTTTCTACGGTCCGGAGGGAAGGTTTggataattttgtttatgtgtGCAGTTTACCGAGCCGTGTATATCGAATTGACCAAACCACTAATGACAGAAGCTTTTGTCATAGCCTTACGAAGATTTATCCCGAGACGTGGAAGAGTTGACACAAAATACACGGAAGTTGATAACCTTCTGAAGACTCTGAACTTTAGGAGCATTAAGAGGAAGTTTAGTTCTCCTGCAGCGCCATGGCGGGAAGATTGGTGGGAGCGTCTCATACGCTCTTTGAACGACCTCATGAAACGAAACTTACCTTACCAGTTCCACAGTGATCAACAGGCTCGGTAA